A window of Zavarzinella sp. contains these coding sequences:
- a CDS encoding DUF6800 family protein, producing the protein MVERRKELDRRYHHKAKMMKLKRKLKNAQGEERTQILAKIKRISPYWTEPAAAPANS; encoded by the coding sequence ATGGTTGAGCGTCGCAAAGAATTGGATCGTCGGTATCATCACAAAGCGAAGATGATGAAATTAAAGCGGAAACTGAAAAACGCCCAAGGCGAAGAGCGCACACAGATTCTTGCAAAGATCAAGCGGATCAGTCCTTACTGGACCGAACCAGCTGCTGCACCTGCCAATTCCTGA